The following is a genomic window from Corvus hawaiiensis isolate bCorHaw1 chromosome 5, bCorHaw1.pri.cur, whole genome shotgun sequence.
TTTGGAGAGTTTGGCAATTATTCCCTTGTGGTAAAGACCCTAAGTACAAGCACCCAAACTGTTTCTTGTGACCTAATCATCAATGAAGGCCCTATCAACAGCTACCTCCGTATGTAgtgctgtttttccctttcGTTCTACAACTTGCATGTCTCCCAGCAGAACCAGCTTCCTAAGAGCCTTGTGCAGCCTCTCATGCAATGCTGAAGAGATGTCATGGGCTTGCTCCTCTTCTTTCTCAACATCTTGCTTCCATATGTTTTATACACCCGTCTTGAGGCCCTGACTGGGATCAGGCCTCTTCACATGATATACTGTCTGCCCACAACCTTTTTGCAGCAGGGATTAGTACAGAAAAATCAGTGGGTATGTGTCTGGAGGGAGAAACTACTTCCTGTTTCTCTGCATGTTTATGTATATCCACAGAATCctccctcttcttccctctATCTTACTTCTCTCACAAAATGGGAAACAATTCACAcagtgtttggattttttgtttgttgttgcacttttaattttaaacctgactttttttttttttttgttcatctcTTTTCCAGGACTGTTTCAAACTCTTGTCTCTGTCtcttccattcttttcctttacATTACACTATTCTTCAGTCCTTCCAGTTTCCTAACTGTAAAGACAATTTCTCCATGCTTGCTAACTTGGTGTATTGCCCTTTCGGGCCATCTTCTTCATGTTGAGGCTGTTTTTAAACCTCTAGTTTCTTCTTCAGAACATATTGCAGCACATCAACTCTTTTCTTACTAGCGTCTTGTGATGCAGTGCAgtcttattttgctttttttatgcTAAGATGTGGAGTCACTGAGCTGCACTTTGAAACTAGCCTGCCTTTGTGCTGGgtagtttgggggttttgttttcctctggggATGTATACTGCATGGAGAAGGTGATGTGATAGTGAGTTGGGCTTTGTGTCATGTTTGTGTCACGCTTGGCCAAGCCCAGGTCACTCAGTGGTTTTGCCAGACCATTTATAGAGTTGTGTTCTTCTCTTTTCATGTAGCTattctctttgctttcctggttTACATGGGGATCCTTGCTATCCTGATTGCTGGGCGCCTTCTAATGAAGTAAGTGAACAGTACTTAACTCCTTGCACGTGCCAGTTTAAAACCACGTATCACAGTGTGGTAATGCTTTGGAGTCCCACTTGTAGCCCTGCTTGCAGATCAGATTCTGCTATCAGGTGCCATGTGCAAGTTGTGGCACATGTGGCAAAAAATGCAGAGTGATGTGATTTCACTTGAGGGATATCTTGCAGCCTTGTTACTTtgtgcacagagcagctgatgtTCACTGTAAGCTCTCACATGCCCTGCCACACCCTCGTGTCCCTTGTTCCTTGTTTAGCTCTGGATCAGTAATCCAAGGCAGTGGGACCAAAGTGCGTGTAACAAATGCAACTTTCTACCCTGTGTACTGAATGGTGTGGGTCATTCTTGCCTGTAAGCAACTTGagaataaaacccccaaacatgAGCTTGTGTCAGTGTATTTACACAGCTGGACTTAACTGAGATCCTAGGTACCGACTGAATCTCAGTATTACCTATGTGAgctgtaaaaatagaaataggAACTGTCCAAACTTCTGATTTATGCTGGTAAATAGTTTTAATTAAGGTGAAATTAATTATAAAGTACTTTTgactttgttttgtgttttaaactGTTACTCATTTTCAGAATTGATCCAGTCAGAAACTGGGTTTACAAGAAACTGAATCCCAGAGCAACTGATCGTATGATTAATTCCGTGAGTGACCACAGTATCTTTAGTTTGCATTCTCTAGTCTTTTCATCTCTGGGAAACACACACTATCTGGACATCTGGGGACTTGTTTATTACTAATCATCTTCCCCTTGTGTGTCATCTTTCCCTGAGCAAATCTTGTGTTGATGTCAGATAGGCAATTTTATGTCAATGGAGAGTGCTAGACTGGGTTTCCATGCAAGTGTAGTGGATTCCCTGTAGAGCTCTTGCAAGTCTTGAACATACACCTTTGTGTTCTCTTTAGTTCCCTTGAAGCAAATGTGTTGGTGAAAATACTGTCCCCTTCTGACATAGTCAGTGTAAGGGAAATCACAGCCTTCATGtctgcttccagcacagcaggaatttctctGGCACTCCTAGAACTGACATTTCTGTGTGATCCTCATTTTGTACTAGAATGTAGATAGTTCATCACAGTCTGGGCTTCATATCTAAGAGGTCCAAACCTGTCTAGAATCAAAAGACTTGGAAGCAGAGCTCTACAGCAACTCTTGCAGTTCATCTCTATCACTGGGATATAGTGATGTCTCCTTCTGTATGCTGTTACTGGGTCTGATCAGAGTGGTTTTGGGAACTCAGTTGCAAAGAAACTACTCCTGTGTTTAAAATGATTCATTTTTCACTGGTTGAGCTCTCGAAACAGTCTCTCTGTGGTGTCAGACAAGTGCTGGTGGGTTGGGGCGGGTCCTATTTGAGAGTTGGCAACTGCATCTGCTCAGCTCTGTTGTAAAGCAGTACTCAGAGTGTTGGCAAGCCTCTGGCTGATTTGGAGGGGACCCAGCTCTGATGAGTCTCAAGCACAGGCTCATTTCATTGCATTGTTGTTTCTACCTGGTCAAAGGTAGAGTCTGGAGCATCTGCAAACATTATTGCAACGTGGTGAAGCAGGAAGAGGTTAGAAGTAGACCAAATGAAGACAGGGAGAATAAAGACAGTGTGTCTGTGAAAGTTTGCAGTTTACTATCCTTTGTTCCCtagtcagctgatgcagctgcTGACTTGCTCTTCATGTGTCTGGTTTGTTCCCAAAGGAGCTCGGATCCCCGAACACAACAGACTCCATTAACTGTGATCCTAGCCCACATCCGTGGAGCTCAGCCTCTCGGCGGCGGCTTCATTCCCTTGACACATTCCGGGGGTGAGCATAAGAGCTTGCTCAAAAGCAGTTCTTCCAAGGGGAATGAGATTTTTCCAGTGGTGGTTTGACAGTGCATGGCAATATATAGCAGATGGACAGTTCAAGGTGGTCTGTTTTGCTTGGAAGTTAATCAAGATTTTAATTCTCGGATTTTCCAAAACACTTTGTAAGAAATATTGAAGTTGTGGCAGAGGGTGGAACAGAACGACGTGTTCAGTGTGAAAATGCTATGCAAAGGAGCTTGCTTTGGTTCACCACCACCCATGATTTTTGAAACATGGCCTCCTGATTGGTAAAGCTGGAAACCTTGGAaatcttgctttaaaaataaaataaattggatCTCAGAGTTAGAAATGCATTAGTGGGAGTAGTAATCCTTAACTTTTTGTTCATATATATGCATTTCATTGACACGCGATACTTTAtggttttgttgtctttttagGCTCTCTCTTGTAATTATGGTGTTTGTTAACTATGGAGGAGGAAAATACTGGTTCTTCAAACATGAGAGTTGGAATGGTAAAGTACAATTGAGACACTTACTCTGGGTTTTAACTGCAGCAGTGTCTAGAAATGGTTGGtgttgcagctgctgcagtgagctGTTGCTCAGCCAAAGGCTGGGATGCTGTGCTGGTTTGCTTCAGCAGGGAATCTGCCTGTTTGGTTAATGGGCAAAGCAGTGTATGGTCCTCCTCATCACACAGCGACAGGGTGCTTTCACATCACAGTCTGTGTGTAACCTTTTCATTTGTGATACAGGTTCATATCTTTaacttttctgtgttgtttaaTGACCACAGTCAAGGTGATGTTGCTCAGTGCTGTAAAAACATAGTGCCTTGATTGGTAGCTGATGCAGATGAAGTCAAGCATTGTAATGCCCTAGTGGAGAATAGCAAGGATCCCATCCCTGAAATCTTTCCCAAAGCACAGCATCAGTTCTGACCCTATTCTTGAAGAGTGGTAAATGCAGCGAGGCAAGATCATTAACTCTTTGTAAGTTTTGTTTATAACATGTTTTAGACTTTGGGACATGAATAATTGCTAGCAGCCTGCAATTCCTCTAGAAAATCAACAGTAATATTGTTAAATTTAAGGATGGTTCAAGGTAAATAATGTCCTCCTGTGTATTTCTCTGTAGGATTAACAGTGGCAGATCTGGTGTTTCCATGGTAAGTTTTCCTGAGGAATAGTTTTTGTATCAACCGATTCTTTATATTAAGGGTTGCAAGGGGAACATTTGTGTGCACTTTGCTTCCATGTGGAAATGTATTTGGAGGGATGAATTTGTGTTAAACAGTTAATAGGAATCCGCCCCTACAAATAACAACATAATCCTTATGAATCAGTAGAAGAGCTAAGTGGTTTTGGTGCCTGACATCCTCCTTCTTCCCACACACAAGGCCCAGGGCTACCCTGCCAGGAAGTGCAGTATCCCTGAGAAGCTCAGTGCCATGCTGCTGTATTAAAAGCTGCCAATCTGGCAAGATTTGAAGCTGGGCTGGTGTATATCCATAGGTAAAATAGCCAAGTAAATTTTGGATTAAGCTAATATTCCTATAACCAGAGAACGGCTTTATGGGGAAGCAATTATCCCATCTGTCCCTAACATGCTTCTCTATGCCAGCTGTGGTTTCTCTTGGAGGAGGGAGCTGGACTTAGACTGTGAACCTAATCTAGATGGGAGCAGTGGGTCAGTTCTGAATTTGAATCATAGATTTGAAGCTGGTGTTTTACTTCTCTGAAGATGCTAATTTAATTTTGGCTAATGGAATTTTTTGGTAGCATATGAATtcctggaaaaggagcaggCTGCAATTCCAACCCTACCTCAACTGACCACTGAAAAAGATAGAAGTGTCCCATAGCACAAGCTCAGTAGCCTGGGAATTCCTAGCAatcagaggaaataaaatcacCCAGTTTCACCCAGTGCATCCATTTCTGTTGGGCCAACGCAGGCTGCTCTGTCAGCTTTAGTGTTTGCTGTTACACAGACGTGTTACGAGGCATCTGTCAGCTCCATTTCCCATCTGCTCTGTTCTCCAGGTTTGTGTTCATCATGGGGACATCAATAGCATTGGCACTGGGCTCCATGCTGAGGTGGGGAAGTTCCAAGTGGAAGGTGCTTAGAAAAATCCTCTGGAGGACTTTTGTGCTAATCCTGCTGGGGATCATAGTTGTGAATCCCAATTACTGCCTTGGACCTTGTGAGTGGAActttctctctcatttctgtAACTTGTTCCTGCCTCCTTGGCTGGGATGTTGCAAAAACTGTGTCAACAGTTAGATTGTATCTTGTGGAGTGCAGTTCTGCACTGATGCAATTCTCTCTGTAAGACTCTTGTGCCAACCACTGTTGATTGTCTTAGTGACTTTCCCAGGATTATGATGTACAGAAAATTGGGATAGCAGAGTGGAGGTGCAGTAGATCTCAGCTCTCTCTGGAGAAGGGTCACTTTTGTATTTACAACAGAGCCTGTGGCTGCTCCTCTTTCACATTGCTTGCATGTTTTCCAGTGTCCTGGGATAATCTGCGTATTCCAGGGGTGCTCCAGAGGCTGGGATTCACATACCTGGTGGTTGCTGCTCTTGAACTCCTATTTACAAGAGCTGATAGTGGGACCTGGGTGAGTTACATGGGGAGATGTAACTGATCTGAACTGATACTGGAGCAGGGGTTTGGAGACTTTGCTCTTGTGGGGGCACAAAGAACACATGAGAAATTATGAGAAAAATGTAACATCTTACTTGACGTGTAGTGCAGTGTGACCTGGCAGAAATGTTGGAGTATGTGCACCCTTCAGTGTCCCAGTCTGCATTTTGTCACATGTAGCTTTATCATATTTAAGGATTTCACCAATCCATTCAGATAGTGCTCAGAAAGAGGCATTCCAAGACACGATGACTTTTCCACTGCCAAGGACGCCCAGGGACAGGCATCTCTATGCTGAATCCTGTAGTCTGCATTTTGTCCAGTTAATTTTGGCAAGGTTTTTTCACAGCAGGGGAAAGTAATACTGCTTTTTAGCCCTTCTAGAGTCTGTTTTCCCAAAAGGCTTTTGTTCTACTCATGAATCAAAATTCCTTTTGACATTTTCCAAGTTAAAAAACATTAAgggcttttgttttggtttgtttctcccccccccgccccaagTAACTAAGTGTCTGGAAATTGCTTGTGAAAATGAAAGGTCTATTGGTAGAACTCAGTTTTGTAATGACAACATCTCCCTCCTGTATCTGGGGATACAAGACTGCCTGCCAGGAAGTATAGGTTGTCCCCAAGGGCATGGTTTTTACTTGCCAGCTAACACCCCCTCCCTCCATCTCATGCAGGAAGGACgatttcctgctctgcaggataTTCTCCCCTACTGGCCACAGTGGCTTTTCATTCTGGTGTTAGAAGCAATTTGGCTCTGCCTGACCTTCTTGTTACCAGTGCCAGATTGTCCCAGGTAAGACCATGCACTCGGACAACTTTCTGTGGGGTATcaggttttttctcttctagtGAGCAGAAGGTACATTTTATTAGCCATAGGGAAAGAATGAAGGGAAGAGCTTTTATGCCAGCAGGGTTAAAGGAAGCATCCATCATGTgaaaaaactttattttggTACTAAAGTACCAGATGTTATACAGCTGATGTCATTCTTCCTTTCTACTTAAAGAAGAGGATTACAATCTCCCTGAGGTGTGTGTACAGCAATGTATGATCAATGCCATGATCATATGCAATGCCATCAATGTGTGCCTCTAGCCCAGGAAAACATCAAGCATTTCGTGTACTGAGTCAGTGGgccagctgctgtgcagctgtAGTGTACCAACACTTTGTGCTACAACCTCTTTGCCTCTGTCCTAGGGGCTATATTGGTCCTGGGGGCATTGGGGACTTTGGAAAGTATCCCAACTGcactggaggagcagctggttACATTGACCGTTTGCTTCTTGGAGAAAAGCATATGTATCAGCATCCCTCTTCAGGTGTAAGTAGTTTTTGGTTTGCAGTATGTCAGGAGGGGCTTGGGACTGATACGTGCAGGGGGTTTAAGAGAAAGGAGTTTGGTTGCTTGGGTGCCCTGTAACAACTGTTTTCTCTCTAAGGTGACTTACCAAACAACGATGCCATATGATCCAGAAGGGATCCTGGGGACCATAAATAGCATTGTTATGGCATTTTTGGGACTGCAGGtacctctttttctttctgcctgcaTTCTATAATGGGAAGTTTTGAAGGAAACCTGGAAGTGGGGAGGCAACTGGGTGTCTTTACTTAAGCCTGAGACTGGTTCTAACAAAACCTTTTTCAGTGCAATGCTTTCACGATGACTTAGCCTGAGGTGAGTGACAGAGAAGTGGAACCTAACATGGCAGTAGCTTGCATTAGATACACCTAGACTTCTCAGTTTTTGTAAGGGATGGACACAAGAAGCTTGCAAAATAGCCACCTGAAATCTTCGTTTTAAGGCTGGGCTTATGCTGGGAGTAGGCTGGCTCTATATGCTGGAAAATAAGGCTGAGACACAGACTTCACAGCTTCATTGTAAGGGTATTAAAGGTTGCAGCTGTACTTGTTCCCCCTTGCTGACTTTCTGCTTGATGGGAGTGATAGCCATCTTGCATCGATGTGTGCTTACCTTCCCTGACAAAAGAGATGCAGGGGTTCACATTGGTGTTACCAACACCAGAAGCTCACAGCTCACCACTGTTTAAAATATGGCACTTTTTGATGCACTGCTGGCTTTTCTgactgtgcagcagctgtgaaCCAAACTGGAACttgtgtgctgggaaaggaatgTTACCACATACAGCATTGGGTAAAAATTGATTTGGAATATCTGTGGGGCAGAGCTTGGAACAGAAGTCTGACCCTGAGGAGTGAAGTTATCAGGACACATTTCTTAGTGGTGTATGAAAAAGAGCATGTGCTCTGGGCAGGTCAGGGTATGATGAGGTGCTGTGGAGAAGCTTttggggctggctctggtgtTGTTCCTTCATGCAATCCTTGCTGAGAGAGATGGAGCTCAAGTTACATTGTGTTGACCTAATAAAGTTGCTTATCCCCTTCCTCAGTGTTAATACActaagaaagggagaaaaggtgCACCTCTATGGCTGTTTGGGTTGCATTTACGTATTTTCCCCTTGTGTGTCCATTCTTTACAAAGAGTCCTCATTCTGAACCTTTCAGCCACTTGGCTGATAGAAATCCCATTCATGGATTAGCACAGTTCGCTGGTGGCAAACATATCTGGCTCTTGAAATGTACTTACATTAATGGGCATTAATTATTCTTTTGCATTCTTTTTATAAGGCAGGAAGAATTACCTTGTTCTACAAAGACCAGCACAAACAAATTATGAGTCGGTTCATCATATGGGGCATAGTAATGGTAAGTCTGATGGTTGTGTAGCTCTTTAAAAGGCATGGATTTTAATGCAATGCATAGTAATTCTGAAACATGTTGCAGTTATTATATAAACTTTACCAACTTTCTATTTCAGGGAATTATTTCTGCTATCTTGACAAAATGTTCTAAAGAAGAAGGGTTTATTCCAATAAACAAGAACTTATGGTAAGCAAAGAGATGGAATATTTAGTATGATTTTGTTAAAGTACTATTTTAGTTCAGAGGATGTTCTACCTTTTGTACATTGAGATCTGTATCACGTAGTTCTCTAAATATTACTCTTTCTACTGAAAATGTTTGTAGGTCAATATCGTATGTGACAACCACAAGTTGCTTTGCCTTCACCCTCTTATTGCTGATATATTACCTTGTGGATGTCAAGAAATGGTGGTCAGGTGCTCCATTTTTATACCCAGGTCAGTAAAATCACATCAGGAGACATATTCCTTCTAATTCTTTCTGCACTGATATtatccttttgttttctgcacttCTCTCGTCTGTAAAAGAGCAGGGATTTAGTCTGAGGTAACCTGAAAGATTCCAGAATGATTAAGTTGAGGGGAACATTTGCATAGAACTGGGACACTTGAGGCCAGATATTTAGGAGAGAGGAACAATTAATTCCTTAAATGAGGGCTGAAAGCTGCTATTGCCCAATGACTGTTCTCAGTTTGGTCTCAAGTCAAGGTCCCAGTGAACAGCTGCCTAGTACCAAGCAAAATACCACAACTGTTCGAagttggtttggaagggactgCTGAGACTTGTGTAACCTAATGGGAAACTCAAAGGGCTGTCAACAGAGTAATACCACTTCTGAAGATGTGGAAAATGAAatcccctgggcagctgtgtaGGTTGTGTCTCTGTGATTTTAGATAAGCGTGTTTCCCAAAGTATCCCACTGTGGTTTTAACCACACTGGGCACACAACAAACATGAGTAGAGAATACAAAGCCACAGCAGAGGGGACCTTTCAGCAGCTTTGGTCTCTGGTGTCTGGACAGGAAAATACGCAGGGTGACAGCAGGGTATCATACCTCCTACCAGAAACCCCAGAGCTTTGAAGGACAGTCAGCGTTTGTTTGTAAAGGCAGCAGATCTGACCAGCTTGGTTGGCACTCGTCCACCCTGAAAACAGTAACTGTTACTATTCTCCTCATTAATATAATTGCAGCATACTGATTTGGTTGTATTTCCAATTTAGAACAGAggttatttgtatttcttttcaataaaTGTTTTAGGGGAGAGAACCCCTCAGACTGTATTTGTAAACAGTGCATGGCATCTTTGGAGCAAATGACATTAGCTGCTGTTGTCTTGGTGCCTCTCTTTTATAAGCCTGGCACACATCTGTCTGCTTGCTCTGAAGCAAGCCCATACCTCCTTTTTCAGATGGTATGACCTGTGCTTCCTTTCAGGAATGAATTCAATCCTGGTCTACATTGGACACCAAGTGTTTGCAAACTACTTCCCTTTTAAGTGGAAGATGCAAGACAGTCAATCCCATGCAGAGCATCTGACTCAAAACCTCATTGCAACAACTCTTTGGGTCGTAATATCATATATACTTTACAGGAGAAGGATATTCTGGAAAATCTGATAGAGGTGGTCAAGGTGTAGCAGGCTTAGATTCTGATGAGGCAAGTGGATTAGCCTGAAATATGGTGGATTAGCCTGAAATATTGCGACTCAGGCTGTATTACTAAAAAGGGATACTAGTTCAAGTTTACAGTGCCATGGAAGTTGTCATCAAGACTTTTATGTGACTTAAGGGACAGTATTTTACTATTTAGCAAAAACTTACTAGTCTACTACAGTTGCTCTCTGTTTTCTAAGTATTTTACTGATCTCCCTCCTTCATATAGAGAA
Proteins encoded in this region:
- the HGSNAT gene encoding heparan-alpha-glucosaminide N-acetyltransferase; protein product: VAAAAAALGALVMAPGLSQPDGQGAPGPRGGAAVAAEWRRPGRMDQALLLVRNELPAPGLNLAARSGSCHQCLYQFLAFVPPSNERLRKPGTASVMVDTQHPLTLLLNSSVGDTDLCKVQYHFGEFGNYSLVVKTLSTSTQTVSCDLIINEGPINSYLPILFAFLVYMGILAILIAGRLLMKIDPVRNWVYKKLNPRATDRMINSELGSPNTTDSINCDPSPHPWSSASRRRLHSLDTFRGLSLVIMVFVNYGGGKYWFFKHESWNGLTVADLVFPWFVFIMGTSIALALGSMLRWGSSKWKVLRKILWRTFVLILLGIIVVNPNYCLGPLSWDNLRIPGVLQRLGFTYLVVAALELLFTRADSGTWEGRFPALQDILPYWPQWLFILVLEAIWLCLTFLLPVPDCPRGYIGPGGIGDFGKYPNCTGGAAGYIDRLLLGEKHMYQHPSSGVTYQTTMPYDPEGILGTINSIVMAFLGLQAGRITLFYKDQHKQIMSRFIIWGIVMGIISAILTKCSKEEGFIPINKNLWSISYVTTTSCFAFTLLLLIYYLVDVKKWWSGAPFLYPGMNSILVYIGHQVFANYFPFKWKMQDSQSHAEHLTQNLIATTLWVVISYILYRRRIFWKI